In Actinoplanes derwentensis, the following proteins share a genomic window:
- a CDS encoding helix-turn-helix domain-containing protein, which translates to MTQNQELSTLGDRIGRLRRPRGLTQEQLAEVAGVSVETIRKLERNDRTTARVETMNKLARALGVPTSALHGDSAEATVRREAGDDDELGLIELRRVLTPARGIGGLVIAEDFAGPITVDTVTRAVRYADALYHHDEYAAVLRALPQLLTDARHLIRDVAGDDQAVAYGLLSGAYRMAGKTLLQLRRLDLAHIALSASLDAAERSSDPSRVGAMAVRSMLWLLTRQARFGDASQLAIATADAIEPRFSRATPVALANWGWLLLYGSAAAARDARPDDAREQLDAAEAGAVRLGQLSMPEWDDVEMGGFSLAKVGYMRTEAAVVAGEPGKALEIAARIEPSTVPTPSCRHRHQLDVASAHLQKGTAADNSAAGEVLLGLGRTAPTWLRNQRLAGDLVGQLAATRRRAMGEDLAQLTALVGADHL; encoded by the coding sequence ATGACCCAGAACCAGGAGCTCAGCACCCTCGGAGATCGCATCGGCCGTCTTCGGCGACCTCGCGGCCTGACACAGGAACAGCTTGCCGAGGTGGCCGGAGTCAGTGTCGAGACGATCCGCAAACTGGAACGTAACGACCGCACCACCGCCCGGGTGGAGACCATGAACAAGCTGGCCCGGGCTCTGGGCGTACCGACCAGCGCGCTGCACGGCGACAGCGCCGAGGCAACCGTACGCCGCGAGGCTGGCGACGATGACGAACTCGGCCTGATCGAACTCCGTCGAGTCCTCACACCCGCTCGCGGCATCGGCGGCCTGGTGATCGCCGAGGACTTCGCTGGCCCGATCACCGTGGACACCGTCACTCGGGCGGTCCGGTACGCCGACGCGCTGTACCACCATGACGAGTACGCCGCCGTCCTCCGAGCGTTGCCGCAGCTGCTGACCGACGCTCGGCATCTCATCCGGGACGTTGCCGGTGACGACCAGGCTGTGGCGTACGGGCTGTTGTCCGGGGCGTACCGAATGGCGGGTAAGACTCTGCTGCAACTGCGCCGCCTCGACCTGGCACACATCGCTCTGTCGGCGAGTCTGGACGCTGCCGAGCGTTCGTCCGACCCGAGTCGTGTGGGTGCGATGGCGGTCCGCAGCATGCTCTGGCTGCTCACCAGGCAGGCCCGGTTCGGCGATGCCAGCCAGCTGGCGATCGCCACGGCCGACGCGATCGAGCCGCGGTTCAGCCGGGCCACACCGGTCGCCTTGGCGAACTGGGGGTGGCTGCTCCTGTACGGTTCGGCTGCAGCGGCTCGGGATGCCCGGCCGGATGACGCTCGCGAGCAGCTGGATGCGGCCGAGGCCGGCGCGGTGCGCCTGGGGCAGCTATCGATGCCCGAGTGGGACGACGTCGAGATGGGCGGTTTCAGCCTGGCGAAGGTGGGTTACATGCGCACTGAAGCCGCCGTCGTGGCTGGCGAGCCCGGAAAAGCCCTGGAGATCGCGGCGCGGATCGAGCCGAGCACGGTGCCGACTCCGTCATGTCGGCATCGTCATCAGCTGGATGTCGCGTCAGCCCACCTACAGAAGGGCACAGCTGCCGACAACTCGGCGGCCGGTGAGGTGTTGCTCGGGCTGGGCCGGACCGCGCCGACGTGGCTGCGGAACCAGCGGCTTGCCGGGGATTTGGTGGGCCAACTCGCGGCGACCAGGCGGCGGGCAATGGGTGAAGACCTCGCCCAGTTGACGGCGCTGGTGGGCGCTGATCATCTGTAA
- a CDS encoding excalibur calcium-binding domain-containing protein yields the protein MQPSPAGKKPAPGITLPNLALVLFGVLVLFCCGGGIVSTFAEDTTPNQAAEYASRQEAPATPTAASRRKAPATAATTSPAAVTAEAAPSATATARTTNPSVRPATRKPTPKPTTKKPRPKPTTEEPEPEPEAYYKNCTAVRAAGADPIRSGDPGYGRHLDRDGDGVGCE from the coding sequence ATGCAGCCCAGCCCAGCCGGCAAGAAGCCCGCGCCCGGAATCACCCTGCCGAACCTGGCGCTCGTCCTCTTCGGCGTCCTGGTGCTCTTCTGCTGCGGCGGAGGCATCGTCAGCACCTTCGCCGAAGATACGACCCCGAACCAGGCGGCCGAGTACGCCAGCCGCCAGGAGGCCCCCGCCACGCCGACCGCCGCCAGCCGCCGGAAGGCCCCCGCTACGGCGGCCACCACCAGCCCCGCCGCAGTCACAGCGGAAGCGGCCCCCTCGGCGACAGCGACGGCTCGAACGACAAATCCGTCGGTACGCCCGGCCACCCGCAAGCCGACACCGAAGCCGACCACGAAGAAGCCCCGGCCGAAGCCGACCACCGAGGAACCCGAACCCGAGCCCGAGGCGTACTACAAGAACTGCACGGCTGTCCGCGCCGCCGGTGCCGATCCCATCCGCAGCGGCGACCCCGGCTACGGCCGTCACCTGGACCGAGACGGCGACGGAGTCGGCTGCGAGTAG
- a CDS encoding GntR family transcriptional regulator, translated as MIDHEGPTPLYVQVADAIQARIEAGELLPDRPIPSENQLVQEYGIARGTARKAIQLLRERGLVVTVVGRGTFVVAEPRQG; from the coding sequence GTGATCGACCATGAGGGTCCGACCCCGTTGTACGTGCAGGTAGCCGACGCTATCCAGGCGCGAATCGAAGCTGGGGAACTCCTGCCGGACCGGCCGATCCCTTCCGAGAATCAACTCGTTCAGGAGTACGGCATCGCGCGGGGCACCGCCCGTAAGGCGATCCAGTTGCTGCGAGAGCGCGGACTGGTCGTAACCGTTGTGGGTAGGGGTACGTTCGTGGTTGCTGAGCCCCGCCAGGGGTAG
- a CDS encoding alpha/beta hydrolase family protein: MRALRLSGLAFSLVVTLLGADALASAFYLTGDTAGLVTVGARSATTREALVVFPGYGMPGDLLSEAFAPYLPEDEALIVVRYAERGIDMDDIYQRIMAELRRLGPGEVKLYGASMGGMCARNFLERYRWDGAPFGAVSLVLDSAPSAASRIRRPGWAFGVASWYGGGPLSTATWAAVSAVSPKPPPETDADPALVAEARHAGAWIGTPALASQAHFIARFPPLRGNELVGVVTRATYLRGTGPGMDPLVMIDASLADWRRAFPDLTVRTVTARDPRWHLPIIERPHETMNVILAA; this comes from the coding sequence GCTGGGAGCCGACGCCCTGGCGAGTGCCTTCTACCTGACCGGCGACACTGCCGGCCTGGTCACCGTCGGCGCTCGGTCGGCCACCACACGTGAAGCGCTCGTCGTGTTCCCCGGGTACGGAATGCCCGGCGACCTGCTCAGCGAGGCGTTCGCGCCGTACCTTCCGGAGGACGAGGCGCTGATCGTCGTTCGGTACGCCGAGCGCGGCATCGACATGGACGACATCTACCAGCGGATCATGGCGGAGCTCCGGCGACTCGGCCCGGGCGAGGTCAAGTTGTACGGGGCGTCGATGGGCGGTATGTGCGCCCGGAACTTCCTGGAGCGGTACCGGTGGGACGGGGCGCCCTTCGGTGCGGTGAGCCTGGTCCTCGACAGCGCGCCGAGCGCGGCCTCCCGGATCAGGCGGCCCGGCTGGGCGTTCGGTGTCGCCTCCTGGTACGGCGGCGGCCCGCTCAGCACAGCGACATGGGCCGCCGTCAGCGCCGTCAGCCCGAAGCCGCCCCCGGAAACGGACGCTGACCCCGCTCTGGTGGCCGAGGCGCGGCACGCGGGAGCCTGGATCGGCACGCCCGCACTCGCCAGCCAGGCCCATTTCATCGCCAGGTTCCCGCCACTGCGGGGCAACGAACTCGTCGGCGTGGTGACCCGGGCCACCTACCTACGAGGAACCGGCCCCGGCATGGATCCCCTGGTCATGATCGATGCCTCGCTCGCCGATTGGCGGCGGGCCTTCCCCGATCTCACCGTCCGGACCGTCACGGCTCGCGACCCCCGCTGGCACCTTCCGATCATCGAACGCCCCCACGAGACGATGAACGTCATCCTCGCCGCCTGA